ATGATCTCACCGATATTTACTACCGCGCCATCGTGGATGCCCAAATCTCTGGACCAATAAACGCGGTTGCCCCCAATCCAGTCACCAACGCGGAAATGACCAAGGTGCTCGCCACCAGTATGCACCGCCCTGCATTTATCCAAATCCCTTCCCTTGGCCCCAAAATCCTGCTTGGAAGCCAAGGTGCCGAAGAACTAGCCCTGGCCTCACAACGCACTGCCCCAGCAGCACTAGAAAGCCTTGGCCACACCTTCCGCTACACAGACATCGGATCCGCCATCGCACATGAACTTGGCTATGAACAACTCGCCGATTTCGCCCAACAACAAGAAATTGAAGCCGAACGCAAACAAGCACGCGCAGAGCTTAAAGCCGCCAAGAAATTAGCTAAGAAAGCTCCCGCCTTAGAGTCAGAGGCCACCAACCTGGAAGATCCTGAAGAAGTAGAGCAAAGTATTCTTTCATCCATCATCAATTTCCGCCGTAAACGCAACGACTAAATCGACCATCTGTAGTGTGGTGGAAAAGTTTCTTTTAAATAAGTTTTGGAAGGACTGAAACACTCCAGTGCCTGAAACACCCACAACAGAAAACCCCAACGACATCAAAGAATTTACTCTCGATGCCGTTGCCGAAATCCTTGCAAATGAAAAGCTGGATTACCGCATTGATGAACACGATGGTGAAAAAGTAATCCGCACCGGATTTATCAACGCCGCCATCAGCTTCATTCACCTCGACGGCAGCCTAACCATGGAAGCAATGTGGCGAGGAGCCCCCTCTACTGATGCTGCCGCCCAAGTATTAGCGGCCACCAACGAATGGAACCTCACCCAGTTTGCCCCCACCATTCGATTCTTCGAACTCAACGAAGGCACCCTCGCCATCAACGCGCTGCGCCACGTCGTTGTTTCCGCAGGTATGAGCCACAACCAGGTCGGCTCCTACGTCATGAGCTCCATCGAAACCGCCGTTCAATGCTTCGAATGGCTTGAGCAGCAATTCCCAGATCTAGTCACCTGGAAGGACGAACACCATGACCACTGAGTCCACTTCAATCAGCACCCCAAAGCCGATTCCAGTGACCATCGACCGCGTCACCCTCATCATGAAGGAATTCGGCATCGACCTGGCAATCGCCGATGAACAAGGCACCGAATCCCAAGTAGCCAGCGCCAACCTCAACGGACACCACGTCATGTTCGCTGTCATCGGTTCAGTCCTGATTGTTCGCGCAGACCGCGCCACCGAAATGCCGGTCTCCGACGGTAACCCCGCATGGCATCTCGCCTGCAACCAAGTCAACTGTTTCAACTTTGCTGCAAAAGCCGTTGTGGTTGATCGCACCGAAAAGATAGTGATCCGCGCCGAGAAGGATGTCCCCATCGCCGCTGGACTCAACGACATTCAGCTTTCCGCAATGCTGAAAAATGCCATCGATCACGTCCTCGCTATTCAGGACGCCGTAGCCAATGCAGGCAAGGAAATCGGCTAAATTCTCCGCTTAATGATCCGCGGTTTTGTTGGGTACCGGTATCCCCGCATCCGGTACCGGGAACTGCACAGTCCCCGGCCCGGCCGCATTACCCCCGCCTAACGACGCACCCGTTAACGACCACGCGAGGCTTTGATAAGCATCCGCCTTTCTTCTTGTAAATCATCCCGAGTTCTCAAATCTGCACCCGCAATCGTGAGTTTGGTGCCGTTATGCACCAACCTCGACAACACCGCATCCGCAATCGCAGCATCATGAAACACGTCGTACCAATAATCCGGCTCATGCTGACTAACGATCACCGTCGAGGAGTTTTCCCGGGCAACAAGCAAATTAAACACCTGCGTCAACGCATTCGTCGACACATCCGTCGCCATGAAATCATCGATGACAACAATCGCCGGCCGAGAAAGCTCTTCCAAAAGATCTTTGCGTGCCTGCGGGGACCCTGCCACCGCGTCGAAATCATCAGCAAGCTGATGAAGCCGCACATAACGCGCCGACATCTTCTTTCGACACGCAGCAATCGCTACAGCCTGGGCAAGAACGCTTTTCCCCGTACCCGTCGCCCCGACAATGACTAAGTCTTGGCCATAATCAATCCACTCACATGTTGACAGCCGATCTAAGCGGTCTTGTGTAATGCCACGATCGGAGGAGAGTTCAAATCTTTCCAAACCAGCCGTACTATCACGCAGTCCTGCCTCACGGATAGGTTTTTCAATAATGACCGTATCCCGCGCTTGGATCTGAGCATCCAAGACTTCTTTGATCTTGTCTTCAAAACAATCATGATCCCGACTGGAATCTTGAACAATGTCATAGATAACTTTCGCGAACACCTGCATGCCACGTAACGAGCCGAGTTTTTCGAAGTCATGATCAGTCAACGCCATTTTTTACTTCTTCTCCCGAAAGACAAATGCCTGTTTGCCACGCACATGGAATGAACGCGGGCCGGGTGACTTCTTCGAACGCGGGGATGGATCTGTTGACAAGGGCGGTTGAGTATCGGCAAACAACGTCGTTTGTTCGCGTGCAAGATCATGGAATTCTTCCGCGACTTTACGAA
Above is a genomic segment from Corynebacterium suranareeae containing:
- a CDS encoding YbjN domain-containing protein, with product MTTESTSISTPKPIPVTIDRVTLIMKEFGIDLAIADEQGTESQVASANLNGHHVMFAVIGSVLIVRADRATEMPVSDGNPAWHLACNQVNCFNFAAKAVVVDRTEKIVIRAEKDVPIAAGLNDIQLSAMLKNAIDHVLAIQDAVANAGKEIG
- a CDS encoding YbjN domain-containing protein, with the protein product MPETPTTENPNDIKEFTLDAVAEILANEKLDYRIDEHDGEKVIRTGFINAAISFIHLDGSLTMEAMWRGAPSTDAAAQVLAATNEWNLTQFAPTIRFFELNEGTLAINALRHVVVSAGMSHNQVGSYVMSSIETAVQCFEWLEQQFPDLVTWKDEHHDH
- a CDS encoding ATP-binding protein, with protein sequence MALTDHDFEKLGSLRGMQVFAKVIYDIVQDSSRDHDCFEDKIKEVLDAQIQARDTVIIEKPIREAGLRDSTAGLERFELSSDRGITQDRLDRLSTCEWIDYGQDLVIVGATGTGKSVLAQAVAIAACRKKMSARYVRLHQLADDFDAVAGSPQARKDLLEELSRPAIVVIDDFMATDVSTNALTQVFNLLVARENSSTVIVSQHEPDYWYDVFHDAAIADAVLSRLVHNGTKLTIAGADLRTRDDLQEERRMLIKASRGR